In Dioscorea cayenensis subsp. rotundata cultivar TDr96_F1 chromosome 11, TDr96_F1_v2_PseudoChromosome.rev07_lg8_w22 25.fasta, whole genome shotgun sequence, a single genomic region encodes these proteins:
- the LOC120272700 gene encoding BAHD acyltransferase DCR encodes MAIENGTMTSSKETQVKVLNKTKVLPTNPLNKPSILLTTFDLPYITFYYNQKLLLYKCSEDDFEGIVTKLKDSLAVVLESFYPLAGRLAKDEDGVLVVECHGDSIIGAEVVEAMADTILVQDLSEGDAAASASLLQDVVPYTGVMNLEGQHLPLLAIQFTKLKDGIAVGIAFNHAVVDGNSTWQFMTAWSEQCRVSSISPTIFPFHDRSKARSIKTKITLPTAAEHEKADPNTPQKPLTAKIFSFSSSAIDQLKASANANMITSNSISMFQSLGAHVWRAVCRARRLKAEDITVFAVFTDCRKRLDPPMPDNYFGNVIQAIFTVTASGLLLANPPEFGAELIHKVVNSHDNNAITARLAEYEEKPKMFYFSDAGINTVAVGSSPRFKVYDVDFGFGRPERVMSGSNNKFDGMMYLYPGRDGGRSIDVELTLDFEAMENLEKDEEFLLVNALA; translated from the exons ATGGCTATTGAGAATGGCACCATGACAAGCTCCAAAGAAACCCAAGTAAAAGTCCTAAACAAGACCAAAGTCCTTCCCACCAATCCCTTAAACAAACCTTCCATCCTTCTCACCACCTTTGACTTACCCTACATCACCTTCTACTACAACCAAAAGCTCTTGCTTTACAAGTGTTCAGAAGATGACTTTGAAGGCATTGTCACTAAACTAAAGGACAGTCTTGCTGTGGTTTTGGAAAGCTTCTATCCTTTAGCTGGAAGGTTAGCCAAAGATGAAGATGGTGTTCTTGTTGTAGAGTGTCATGGAGACTCAATTATTGGTGCTGAGGTTGTGGAAGCCATGGCTGACACTATCCTTGTTCAGGACCTTTCTGAAGGTGATGCTGCTGCTTCTGCTTCTCTTTTGCAGGATGTGGTCCCTTACACTGGTGTCATGAATCTTGAAGGTCAACATCTCCCTCTTCTTGCTATTCAG TTTACAAAACTGAAAGACGGAATTGCCGTCGGAATAGCATTCAATCACGCGGTGGTTGACGGCAATTCGACATGGCAATTCATGACCGCGTGGTCTGAACAATGCCGTGTGTCATCAATTTCTCCAACCATTTTTCCGTTCCATGATCGATCGAAAGCAAGATCGATCAAGACGAAAATTACTCTCCCGACAGCAGCCGAACACGAAAAAGCCGATCCGAACACTCCGCAGAAACCTCTGACGGCGAAGATCTTCTCCTTCTCATCATCAGCCATTGATCAATTAAAAGCTTCAGCCAATGCAAACATGATCACTTCGAATTCTATTTCGATGTTCCAATCCCTCGGAGCTCATGTCTGGCGTGCAGTTTGCCGTGCTCGCCGGCTTAAAGCCGAAGATATTACTGTCTTTGCTGTCTTCACCGATTGCCGGAAACGTCTGGATCCTCCAATGCCTGATAACTACTTCGGAAATGTAATTCAAGCAATCTTCACTGTCACAGCTTCCGGTCTACTTCTCGCCAACCCGCCGGAGTTCGGCGCTGAGCTGATTCACAAAGTGGTTAACTCACATGATAACAATGCAATCACGGCAAGATTGGCTGAGTATGAAGAGAAGCCAAAGATGTTTTACTTCTCAGACGCCGGAATAAACACGGTGGCGGTGGGAAGCTCGCCGAGGTTCAAGGTTTATGATGtggattttgggtttgggaggcCGGAGAGAGTGATGAGTGGTTCTAATAATAAGTTTGATGGAATGATGTATTTGTATCCGGGGAGGGATGGTGGCCGGAGCATTGACGTTGAGCTTACTTTGGATTTTGAAGCCATGGAGAACTTGGAGAAGGATGAGGAGTTCCTTCTTGTTAATGCTCTTGCTTGA
- the LOC120272140 gene encoding LOW QUALITY PROTEIN: protein SRC2 homolog (The sequence of the model RefSeq protein was modified relative to this genomic sequence to represent the inferred CDS: deleted 1 base in 1 codon), giving the protein MASRYEVEVTISSARDLKNVNWRHGDLKPYVVVWVDPAAKSSTKADVDGDTDPVWDEKLIIPLGDRSIQDAVLSIDVVHAGTAEDVKPLIGSARLPLREVVDEGGFGGKVSRSLKLKRPSGRPHGRIEVKVAVKEPARYYDPYPAPYGAGVSRDYRDPYGYAPQPYSAPASSGYPYAAPPSGYPSAPPPSGYPYGAAAPPPPMGAYDQARYGTAAPPPPMGAYDQARYGTAPPPPPMGAYGQAGYGAAPVEKKKSGMGMGTGLAVGAAAGVLGGLALAEGVDYLEDKVADDAAEKVEDDLGYSYGDDDY; this is encoded by the exons ATGGCGTCTCGTTACGAGGTCGAGGTCACGATAAGCTCCGCCCGAGACCTCAAGAACGTCAACTGGCGACACGGCGATCTCAAACCCTACGTCGTGGTTTGGGTCGATCCGGCCGCGAAGAGCTCCACCAAGGCCGACGTCGACGGCGACACCGATCCTGTTTGGGACGAGAAGCTGATCATCCCTCTCGGTGATCGATCCATCCAAGATGCTGTCCTCTCGATCGATGTCGTTCACGCCGGTACTGCCGAGGATGTGAAGCCGCTCATCGGCTCTGCTCGGCTCCCGCTGCGCGAGGTCGTCGATGAGGGCGGTTTTGGTGGGAAGGTGTCCCGATCTCTCAAGCTTAAGCGCCCGTCGGGAAGACCGCACGGGCGGATCGAGGTCAAGGTCGCCGTCAAGGAGCCCGCCCGATACTACGATCCCTACCCTGCGCCGTACGGCGCCGGCGTGTCCCGTGATTATCGCGATCCTTACGGGTACGCCCCTCAACCTTACTCTGCTCCCGCCTCC TCTGGATACCCTTACGCTGCACCTCCGTCCGGATACCCTTCTGCTCCGCCTCCGTCCGGATACCCTTATGGGGCAGCGGCGCCGCCCCCGCCGATGGGTGCATATGATCAGGCAAGGTATGGGACAGCGGCGCCGCCCCCGCCGATGGGTGCATATGATCAGGCAAGATATGGGACAGCGCCGCCGCCCCCGCCGATGGGTGCATATGGTCAGGCAGGGTATGGAGCGGCGCCGGTTGAGAAGAAGAAGtcggggatggggatggggactGGGCTTGCGGTTGGAGCGGCCGCTGGGGTTCTCGGAGGGTTAGCGCTAGCGGAGGGTGTTGATTACTTGGAGGACAAGGTAGCGGATGATGCTGCGGAGAAGGTTGAGGATGATCTTGGTTACAGTTACGGTGACGATGActactga